AAGTAAACTCACAGGTTTGAATTCTGTCAGTTTTAATTTGACAAATGTTATCACTGTGTAGCACTTTAAGAAGACTAAATGGAGGAACTTTTGAGTTCCTTATCCTGTGCATGGAATGGTCTTGcctgttttgaagtttttcacctccctttctatttttttttattggtttgcCTTTCATTTGCAATTGTTTTGCACACATCACCATGATCATAAACAATGAAATATGAAAAAGGAAACTGGGGTAATATGTTTTAAACCAAGACTAGATTTAAACCTCTTGACCGATACATTTACGGACTGTACCACTGCTTAAATAATTACCTGCACatatctatttgttaaatgttttCACAGACACTTCAAAGCAACGTACACGTTTGCGAAAGAAAAATACGCAAGAAAGATCACAGCTCAAGAGCATAATCGTCAGTTACAATGCCCTGGTTCAAAGTAATGGTGGAGCACCACTGACGATGGATTCATTGTTAGCAGGAGAACCACCACCACCTGACTTTGGTCAAAGTGATGGTAAGTCAGTGTTCTCTGAAGCATTATCATTCTCAAGAAATTAACATAAATGGACATTAAAAACATAACAGTGTATTGAGAAATAAAAGGGTGCACAGGTTTGGTAGATTTCAATTAACTGTCCAATGGGTTTAAATTCTGCTTTTTGTGGAAACATCACCACTGTTTAATgtaactgttttgtttgttgcagCAATACCTGTCAGAGTAAAAAGCAAAATAGTGGATACCTTTCAAATTCATGACAGGTGGACTGAAGAGGTAGCCCTATTAAAGACGGAGATGTCCAATCTGTTACGTTTTTATACAGACCAGCGTATCCCAAAAAGGATATCCTTAACCTGGAATATGAAATTAAGTCACTAGGTCAGTTTGATATTCTTGTCAAGTTATGAAATCAATGAAGTTTGTAACCTGTACTTGTAATTACTActctgaataataatttatgatagccaatagggagcttaagcactaAAGTTTTCGAGTGGCGGACTGCAACCAGAAGGGAGGCGTTCCCTCTTTTAACTTGCCTTGACGCTACCACATTTTGTATTACTCTTTTACAGACTATTTACTTAAAATTGGGCGAAACTATTGCCCATGAAAGCGAAACTTAAACTTTTGGTTGGCGTCCTTCACCCCCAAAAAAGCCTTAGTTTAAAAAGCTTCGTATTATCAGTACAAGATATTACCCTGGCCAGCGTGCATAGATAAAAATAATGGTCATGAGGATGCCATTGTACTTAGAAAGCATAACATgacaacaaaaaggaaaagagagaagaaTGTGTAAGAACATGTGAACTGATGATcatgtgtgtgtgtttgtttttagttGAACGCAAACAATCAACAAGTGAAGTTCTGATTACAAATAACGAAGAAGGTGGAAAGGTACAGGTTTTATGCAGTGATGCAATTCAGATGATGTTTAACACATATTATAAAGTGTGATGGAATTTTACAGCATTCGGGGATGAGTTGCAATTGTACTATGTAGGAACAGGAAGAGACAGTTCTTACAGTTTGTCATACATGTAGGTTCTGAGTGATGCAGTTTAAGGCGTATTATGATTTGCtgtgcttttctttgttttctttgtttcattttaaatACTTCATCCAATCTTGACTAACGACTGagctattaattttcttttttcaggttGAGCAAACAGTTTTTAAATACTCTTGCTCGGAGAGTCGCCCAGATTTGCTTCAGGGAAAAGCAGCCCTTCTGAAGAAGGGCTTGGTCTTCTGCAGAGACCAAGTGAAAAAAGCTACAAGTAGCTTTCAGAAAATTATCCGAGGTGATAATTCCAACATCACTGATCCCCCTACCTATGCTGGTGACGATGAAACAGACCACAGCGACGATGACAATGTCGATGAGAGCAAAGAGTCCAGTTCCTCTGAAAGCATCAGTGACGCGAATGTCCCGATGCGTGCTTTTAATCACTATAATACGACTTGGATATGGGAATTCCCATACAATATAAGTCAATCAACCTTCCAAGGTAGAAACGGCAGCAATGCCTGCAGTATAATTGCGTTATTAATTGCACAGGGAATCCATAAAGTAAAGTGTGAGCTCTATCCTTCCCCAATGCTTCCCTCAGTTTGGGTAACTCTGGTGTGTGGTTGCATCAAGGTGGGCAATGCTCTTTACGACCGTTCACGTGGTAGTTTACCCAAAGATATCTTTCTGCCGCAGAAGCAGCCATGGTAGCTGGTGACAAACTGGAGGCCTCAGTTGGACAACCTCTTCCTGTTAGAGTCAGTGATCCGTATCCACCGTCCACAATTCGCTATCAACTCCTTGGCCTTTGCAACAGTCAGGGtgtttcttttgcagttttcattGTAGATGAGAAGACAGTATTGTTCGTAGGTTTTAGAAATGATAAGCTGGTTCTAATTGACACTCATTTACATGGTCAATAGGGCGCCATAATTATCCTTGGCGAACTTTGCAACATAGATAGTTTTCTATGCGCAGTACAAAAATATCTGGGATTACACAATGATACCTTCGGCAACCTTGTACATATTGCATTTTAGGGTGCTGACACACTTTAGGGTCAAGCAGTAAAGTAACGAAAACTTGAATTCCAAGTATAGAAAGAAACGATTCAGGAATGATTCGGATTCAAACCATCCTATGGTACTGCTACAGTGTGGTACTAGTTTTGAAAGTATCATACTAGTATACATGATGTTTCTTATTCTTTGCTTTTTGAGTGTGGATATATGGAAATTATAtatgtgaactgcggattaAGAAATGGAGATgtgagtgatcatcgcagttatgagcaCTACTTAAGCACAAGTTGAAACAAGGCCTGAAATTAATTCAGCCTTGTACATGAGTAGAACCGATGACCTTTTCGATACCGGTGCAGTGTTCTAATGACCAACTGAGCTGATTACCCAGCTGGGAGCTGATCATTTTATTGTTAGTAATAACctgaaacaatttcatttttgaGTAACAGTTTGGTGTGTACCAGGAACTATGTTCCGGCAACTTATTGATAGATTTTATGCATTTTATGTGGTTAAGCGGGTGCCTAGCATGGTGCCTTTTGCACTTTCCccttttattgtaattattacaataatataatataataataataataacaaatatctTTAACTAGGAGGCAACCTCACCCTCAGGTGGTTTTCAGGCTGGTCCTGATCgagtaaaaattataaatatacagtagttaaaaattataaaattaaaaagcatacaattacaataaaaacatattacatattattgtctttgaattttgTGCTTTATTCAATAAAATGGTTAAAAAAAGGTGTGTTGATGTTGAGTGTAAGAAGTGTTCAACAACTGAGTTATATCATATTTTGTTTCGATCGGTGGTCATCGCCGTAGACACGGCAACTTATGGGAGAAACTACATAAGAATTGTGACATCGTAATTCAGGCATTGTCATTCTTTGGTCCATGCTAATCCTGGGGTCAAAGAGTCGGGCTGGAAATTCGACGATACCCGCTAAGATCGCATAAAACTTGACGGTGTTAAATTGCGAGATGTTTAAGACATTTCAGTCTGTTAAAAACTCTAAACCAAGTTGTTGGAAGCAGGATTTTAGCTAAATCGGGATAAATAACATGGAAAACAACAGCATATATATACTGGAATTTATCCCAGGGTTAGCGCTTACCTTGTTTTGAGCAACTTGAACAAAACGTTATTTGAAATACCGCGTAAAGGGATGGGCTGACAATCCAAAAATATATTGTAGAACTTCCTTTGTCCATGCTCTGTATATCTGGAGAAAAGGAAATTTCGGAGGAAGATGGGGATTCCCACAAGATGCAATGAAGCAGTCACTATGAAAGTAGAACGTTCAACCCTCTGTCATAGTAGATGACCTGCAACTTCACtgcaaagcaaatgaaaagtagCGCACCGTTTAGAAAAAGATTAAGTAGTCCTTGGAAACTGCCGAAATAAAACCAGTTTTTCTGTTGTTATTCTCTTATTGTCTGAAAATCGAGGAAAACGCGCGAAATCAACCCTGTTTTATATTGTTGTgttctaaagatttgaaaatcgggatcACTAGGTGATGTGTTTGTGCGGggtatataggaatcactggaaacacacgaaatcaaccccgttttGTATTGTTACgttctaaagatttgaaaatcgggatatttttgtgatgtgtttgtgcggggtatataggaatcactggaaacacgcgaaatcaaccccgttttttattgttactttctaaagatttgaaaatcgggatatttttgtgatgtgtttgtgcggggtatataggaatcactggaaacacgtgaaatcaaccccgttttttattgttacgttctaaagatttgaaaatcgggatatttttgtgatgtgtttgtgcagggtatataggaatcactggaaGCACGCGAAATCAACcctgttttttattgttaaagatttgaaaatcgggatctttatgtgatgtgtttgtgcggggtatataggaatcactggaaacacaTGAAATCAAGCCCGTTTTTCattgttactttctaaagatttgaaaatcgggatcATTATGCTTAGAGCGAAATGATTGACCAAGGGAAGATTGATATCCTTTCCGGTTTGATGATTTTGTACTTgaacagccaatcaaaacaactaGGAATCCACCAGAGTTTTCGATGAGTTGAACTGACCAAACGGATCGTATATAGGGATGACAAAGAATTGCTCCCCGTTTCTCATACGTGTGTGTTAGGTTCCCGATATCTGTCGAATGTCATCCGTCCACTGACCATCTTAGAGAGGATTTAATGCCGTGGTCATACAGTAAATACGAAAGTATTGTTGTGTTACAGTTCAATAAACTTTACTACAATTTCGGGTCTTCTAGCAGGCCCGTGTGGGCCCACTAATTGAGGATGCATTAAAAACGACTCAAAAAGATACATAAACAATAGATAGTTATCACATCATTATCGTTTACATACAAGGGAAAATGATTATACTTAGAATTTGTGAAATTTTTATATGTGTAACGATCTATGGGACATAAACCAAAAAATCTTCAAGTTGTTACTAGTAATCGATGAATCAAAAAATAACATCATCCTGATAGGGGCGTATATATATGAATAGATAGACTATAAACCTAACACTAACTGACCAAAGAATTAACTCAATCACAGAAACTCAGTAACTTATAATTACAAAGTCACAGTGATACACTAACGACAACTCGAAAGGTATAAATTATTACTGAACGGAGGCCAACACTTTTTATGTGGCTTTCCATCCGTCCATTTGGCTTTCGTTTTCAGCAAATTAGGCGTGCAAAAAACCAAGAGCGAAATTTTTGTCCCGGGTGTTGAAGTTCAACTGGTCACAGAAACAAAAGACGCACCGTGGCaaattttttcaaaacgaaGCAGAAAGGTACGCTAAACAAGAACGACAACAGAGCAATACAAGCATATAAAATCTGAGCCAATTTTTAGTGATGGTTTCTCAGAGGTCCTTTTTGCTTTTCAGAGGGTCCCTAGTACTAAATTGAGGGCCAAAAACGAGGACCAGGTAGTAACACAATTAATAAGGCTTTTCAAGATAATTCcaacaacaggaacaaacagtgTATTGAATTCCCTGTCCAGAATTTCCTCCTTCCCTATATGAAAAGCTGTTCTTGTTTCAACCTTAAATGCACTGCTTGCCTTCACTTCCACGATGAGGTCATTACCAGAGTGATGTGGTATTACACCTGACGGCTGGAAATCATAGCATCATAACGGTAATAAAACGATggtttacgttaacaaaaaaaagtttgcaCTTCATTTGTTTTTACCGCCAAATTGTATCTTAACCATCTTAACTCCTCCAGTCATTTTAAGACTAAACTTGCGCTTCTTCAGGTTGGTCATCATCCCCCGGCTCTGTATCACTTTCAGATATCCTTTTGAGGTCAACAGTTAATGATTATGTTTGTGAAACAGATTTCGAGATCTGTGACAGGGCATGCTAGTGGGTTTCTACTGACTGGAGTTAAGACGGTATTGGCTATAACTGTGGaggacaatttttttccccggcacCAACTTCCCAAGGGTGAAAAGCTTGGAGATGGGCAGAGCAAAGAACATTCCTGTTTTGAGGAAAGAGTTTTCATCTCTATCTCCCAAAATAAGTGGTGCCACTATGTCCTCCGACTGAACGTAGTACAGCTGGACACAAGCAAAACCTTTTCCTATTTTGCCGCCGGGCATGATGAGACGAACtcacagtaacaccttgtttaccACCATCAAGACGGGTCATACAGCCAATAGCACCCTCTTGCACTTGTTCGACTGGCTGACCCCGATGTAGCTGCACAACTTGAATGTCAGTGCCCTCAGCAATAACTCTAGGTTGATCTCCATCTTGCACACTCTTTACTGTATGCTTGCCCACCGTACCCTCTCCACTTGGTGCTGCTGCTGCAGCGACTTATATGCTATCATTCACATCTTTCTGCGATACAGTTCCCATTGATCTCCTTCCCCTGCCAACGTTACCAACACCACTCTCCCTTACTCCATCCCCTGAAGCACTCTTGCCACTGCCACAACCAACTGCAGCTACCCTTCCTGCACCTCCAGTTGTTAACACATTAAGAGATTCCTCATGATTGCTACCTCCAGCACACGTATCATCCAACTCAACCTCGTCAAGTGTTTCACTGATTTCAGCATCAGCATCACATTCCACTTCCATACTGTTCAAATGACCAGCCTCGTCCACCAGGTCTTGGCTGTTAACTGTATCAGTCTGTATGGTCCTTGAAGTTGCCTTTTCTTGATCGCCACTCCCGCCACTATGTTCTGAAgtgaaaaacaattaaatagaaaacattaacttttttactaaaacagaacaaaataaaGTTAAGTTTTTCATAGTCTTTGTTGTGCCGCAAACTACTGTTTGTGAAACGTTCCCATGATTAATCTAGATATCAggatttagtaaaatccaactagtggtctatcatcaatgctgcattctgattggttgagcttactaataggctatatgttatagcccactagtagcgaaaagcgcccgccatatttgtaatgttttggcggtaagaAAGGGTTGacgtctagctttaacttgtgaaagatgtttagtctcgatatttttt
This window of the Acropora muricata isolate sample 2 chromosome 14, ASM3666990v1, whole genome shotgun sequence genome carries:
- the LOC136897971 gene encoding uncharacterized protein, coding for MTMKPAHSVMHAKAHKWSCQVLWGGRWQEGSACTTGEEVEQINAHMSRCGNTSKYMLPEGRDELITEHALAWNQRKICAMVTNLAKRFKQASAMCASSKDNCVAILQQYNLQLKDVNVLLWKEEIIPHAKDEELVSSSRLGTCTSGIDKLKQQMEMISFSIARRTQVINKETDTSKQRTRLRKKNTQERSQLKSIIVSYNALVQSNGGAPLTMDSLLAGEPPPPDFGQSDAIPVRVKSKIVDTFQIHDRWTEEVALLKTEMSNLLRFYTDQRIPKRISLTWNMKLIERKQSTSEVLITNNEEGGKVEQTVFKYSCSESRPDLLQGKAALLKKGLVFCRDQVKKATSSFQKIIRGDNSNITDPPTYAGDDETDHSDDDNVDESKESSSSESISDANVPMRAFNHYNTTWIWEFPYNISQSTFQGRNGSNACSIIALLIAQGIHKVKCELYPSPMLPSVWVTLVCGCIKVGNALYDRSRGSLPKDIFLPQKQPW
- the LOC136898829 gene encoding uncharacterized protein, which gives rise to MKRSVRSVDKTLPMQPSAAKAVGKKLKLRLLTGKHCRRKKKHSTQQRKMLEYRANVLHEHHGWDVIVLCLAKHKRGSSLYTYGTPGVGLNFVGSKKEKASKAGHLCLNLFKNFAKQHSGGSGDQEKATSRTIQTDTVNSQDLVDEAGHLNSMEVECDADAEISETLDEVELDDTCAGGSNHEESLNVLTTGGAGRVAAVGCGSGKSASGDGVRESGVGNVGRGRRSMGTVSQKDVNDSI